One genomic segment of Myripristis murdjan chromosome 20, fMyrMur1.1, whole genome shotgun sequence includes these proteins:
- the eif2s3 gene encoding eukaryotic translation initiation factor 2 subunit 3 → MAGDESGTTLGQPHLSKQDLSTLDVSTLTPLSPEIISRQATINIGTIGHVAHGKSTVVKAISGVHTVRFKNELERNITIKLGYANAKVYKLDDPSCPRPECYRSCGSSTPDEFPTDIPGTKGNFKLVRHVSFVDCPGHDILMATMLNGAAVMDAALLLIAGNESCPQPQTSEHLAAIEIMKLKHILILQNKIDLVKESQAKEQYEQILAFVQGTVAEGAPIIPISAQLKYNIEVVCEYIVKKIPVPIRDFTSEPRLIVIRSFDVNKPGCEVDDLKGGVAGGSILKGVLKVGQELEVRPGIVSKDQEGKLMCKPIFSKIVSLFAEHNDLQYAAPGGLIGVGTKIDPTLCRADRMVGQVLGAVGALPEIFTELEISYFLLRRLLGVRTEGDKKAAKVQKLSKNEVLMVNIGSLSTGGRVSAVKADLAKIVLTNPVCTEVGEKIALSRRVEKHWRLIGWGQIRRGVTITPTVDDD, encoded by the exons ATGGCGGGCGACGAGTCTGGTACAACGCTTGGTCAGCCTCACCTGTCCAAACAAGACCTCAGTACTCTG GATGTGTCGACTTTGACGCCGCTCTCTCCAGAGATCATCAGTAGACAGGCCACCATCAATATCG GCACCATTGGTCATGTGGCCCATGGCAAGTCCACAGTGGTGAAGGCCATCTCTGGCGTGCACACTGTCAGGTTCAAGAACGAGCTGGAGAGGAACATCACCATCAAGCTAGGATATGCCAACGCTAAG GTCTACAAGCTGGACGACCCCAGCTGTCCCAGGCCAGAGTGCTACAGGTCGTGTGGCAGCAGCACTCCTGATGAGTTTCCCACAGACATCCCCGGCACCAAGGGCAACTTCAAACTGGTTAG gcATGTGTCATTTGTGGACTGTCCCGGTCACGACATTTTGATGGCCACCATGTTGAACGGAGCCGCCGTCATGGACGCCGCCCTCCTGCTGATCG CGGGAAACGAGTCGTGTCCTCAGCCACAGACGTCGGAGCATCTGGCCGCCATAGAGATCATGAAGCTGAAGCACATCCTGATCCTGCAGAACAAGATCGACCTGGTGAAAGAGAGTCAGGCCAAAGAGCAGTACGAGCAGATCCTCGCCTTCGTTCAGG GCACGGTGGCAGAAGGAGCTCCCATCATTCCTATCTCAGCCCAGCTGAAGTACAACATCGAGGTGGTGTGTGAATACATCGTGAAAAAGATCCCAGTGCCCATCAGAGACTTCACATCTGAGCCTAGACTCATcg TCATTAGATCGTTTGATGTGAACAAGCCCGGCTGTGAGGTGGACGACCTGAAAGGAGGCGTGGCAGGAGGCAGCATCCTGAAGGGTGTGCTGAAG gTGGGCCAGGAGCTGGAGGTTCGTCCTGGCATCGTGTCAAAGGATCAGGAGGGAAAACTGATGTGCAAACCCATTTTCTCCAAGATCGTCTCTCTGTTTGCTGAGCACAACGACCTGCAGTACGCTGCACCCGGAGGCCTTATCG gtgtgggCACTAAAATCGACCCCACGCTGTGCAGAGCGGACCGTATGGTCGGTCAGGTCCTCGGCGCCGTCGGAGCGCTGCCAGAAATCTTCACCGAGCTGGAAATCTCCTACTTCCTGCTCAGGAGGCTGCTGGGAGTCCGCACAGAGGGAGACAAGAAGGCTGCCAAG GTCCAGAAGCTGTCGAAGAACGAGGTGCTGATGGTGAACATCGGCTCGCTGTCGACAGGCGGCCGCGTCAGCGCCGTCAAGGCTGATCTGGCCAAGATCGTCCTGACCAACCCCGTCTGCACAGAGGTCGGAGAGAAGATCGCCCTGAGCCGCCGAGTGGAGAAACACTGGCG TCTGATTGGCTGGGGTCAGATCAGGAGGGGCGTGACCATCACACCCACGGTGGACGACGACTGA
- the lrrc31 gene encoding leucine-rich repeat-containing protein 31: protein MESADGQRGRDRRSPLDVIMDQIRRKRTATDRKSSGRFLSRTPSGRAVIPDDRETDDREQTDRAEGAGAVEPAESEQDAGWGRVCVFLQRLGKKADSRSLNVAHCDLTATDLLELATLLHCFPQLEEMDFSWNDLIGGSLRALTSHLQHVGGVRTLRLCSCRLNADDITALGEALECVPLLEILDLSWNRGIGGGALQGLLGKLHPPLRELHLVACQLTAADAAVLGGILSALPRLCVLDVSCNSLLAGGSGEAGLGGVGELATSLRHVASLTTLRLQACGLTPDCLDTLGVSLRSLSSLRELDLSCNKDLAGGLSHLTGHLSHLTHLESLDLHLCCLTHTDLQALIQVLPAVSELTDLDVSSNKEAGGVVHSLVSALPLTQMKHLPLNSCSLKDESFTALALAVPYLRSVDVSWCKVVGGRLALLLDALQPSVIQELRLSSCQLTTDDLQHLAAVCKRGCLSSLRVLDLSYNGQVGDDGWAALFGAGGLGSVEDIDLSLRPLTSAPCAAWLPRLLCALPGWPALARLAMQRWTPSPQAREQLSHSLTKRNVLWECDPPTKAMTSSYHPTNQERPEETCPEE from the exons ATGGAGTCCGCAG ATGGGCAGCGGGGGCGGGACAGGCGCTCCCCTCTGGACGTCATCATGGACCAGATCCGCAGGAAGCGCACGGCCACCGACAGGAAGTCGTCAGGCCGCTTCCTGTCTCGCACCCCGTCAGGGCGAGCAGTGATCCCCGacgacagagagacagacgacagagagcagacagacagagcagagggagcag GAGCCGTGGAGCCGGCAGAGAGCGAGCAGGACGCCGGCTGGgggcgagtgtgtgttttcctgcagagACTCGGAAAGAAAGCCGACAGCCGGAGCCTGAACGTGGCGCACTGCGATCTGACTGCTACTGACCTGCTGGAGCTgg CCACACTGCTCCACTGTTTCCCCCAGCTGGAGGAGATGGACTTCTCCTGGAATGATCTGATTGGTGGATCTCTGCGGGCGCTGACCTCTCACCTGCAGCATGTGGGCGGAGTCAGAACCCTGCGGCTCTGCAGCTGTAGGCTGAACGCCGATGACATCACCGCTCTGG gTGAGGCTCTTGAGTGTGTCCCCCTTTTGGAGATCCTTGACTTGTCCTGGAACCGCGGCATCGGGGGCGGAGCTTTGCAAGGCCTGCTGGGTAAACTCCACCCACCGCTGAGAGAGCTCCACCTGGTGGCCTGCCAGCTCACTGCAGCCGACGCCGCTGTGCTGG gaggaATATTGTCGGCTCTGCCCAGGTTGTGTGTGCTAGATGTTTCCTGTAACTCCCTGCTGGCCGGGGGCTCGGGGGAGGCCGGGCTCGGTGGCGTCGGGGAGCTCGCCACCTCCCTCCGTCACGTGGCCTCCCTCACCACGCTGAGGCTGCAGGCGTGCGGGCTGACGCCGGACTGCCTCGACACCCTTG gcgTCTCGCTCCGCTCCCTCTCCTCACTGCGGGAACTGGACTTGTCCTGTAACAAAGACCTGGCTGGAGGCCTGTCTCACCTCACCGgccacctgtctcacctcacACACCTGGAGAGCCTCGACCTGCACCTctgctgtctcacacacacagacctgcaagccctga TCCAGGTGCTTCCTGCTGTGTCCGAGCTGACCGACCTGGATGTGTCGTCCAATAAGGAGGCAGGGGGCGTGGTCCACTCTTTAGTCTCCGCCCTCCCACTGACGCAGATGAAACACCTGCCGCTCAACAGCTGCAGCCTGAAGGACGAGTCCTTCACTGCACTTG ctctgGCCGTGCCGTACCTCAGGAGTGTGGATGTGTCCTGGTGTAAGGTGGTTGGCGGTCGCTTGGCGCTGCTGTTGGACGCTTTGCAGCCGTCAGTCATCCAGGAGCTCCGCCTCAGCAGCTGTCAGCTCACCACTGATGACCTGCAGCATctag CTGCGGTGTGTAAGCGCGGGTGTCTGTCCTCTCTTCGGGTGCTCGATCTGTCCTACAACGGCCAGGTCGGGGACGACGGCTGGGCCGCGCTGTTCGGAGCGGGAGGCCTGGGCTCCGTGGAGGACATCGACCTCAGCCtgcgacctttgacctctgccCCCTGTGCGGCCTGGCTGCCCCGCCTGCTGTGTGCGCTGCCGGGCTGGCCGGCGCTGGCTCGCCTGGCCATGCAGCGCTGGACCCCGAGCCCGCAGGCCAGGGAGCAGCTGAGCCACTCGCTGACGAAGAGAAACGTCCTGTGGGAGTGCGACCCGCCCACCAAGGCCATGACGTCATCATATCACCCGACCAATCAGGAGAGGCCAGAGGAGACCTGTCCGGAGGAATAG